The sequence CCTTGCGGAAGCCGTCGCCGGTATGAAACCAGCCATTGCGCCAAGCCCTAGCCGTCGCTGACTTGTTCTTGTAGTAGCCGTGGTTCATGGTCCACGGGCAATCGGCTCGGACGATCAGTTCGCCCACCTCGCCCACCGGCACCTCGCAATCGTTCTCATCGACGACCCGGCACTCGACGCCCGCACGGGGCGTGCCCGCGCTGTGCAGCAGCGTCGGGTTGAGCGGCGATATCAGCGGGCACGAGATCTCGGTCATGTTGAACAGCGTTATCGTCTGGACGTCGAAGCGGGCGCGGAACTCGGTCGGATCGAAATCGAACGGCACCAGCATGACCGTCCGAAGCGGGTTGTCTTTTTCCTCGGGGACGGGCTCTTGCTTGGCGAGAAATTGTGCCATCACGCCAAGCAGGATGGCGAAGGTGACTCGAGTCTCTTTCACCGTCTTCCAGAAGGTCTGAGTATTGAAAGCGTCGACAATGGAGATCGAGCCGCCCATCGCCAGCATGATGTGCGCCGGCAGCGTTCCGCCAACATGGAACAAAGGCAGGCTGAGCAGGTAGCGGTCGTCGGAGGTTATAAGCGGCTCGCCGTCCTCGCCAGGCAGGTTCGAATAGACCGCGCCCGTGGTGTAGGCGTGCAGATAGGACGACAGAACGCCCTTGGACGGACCGGTCGTGCCGGAGGTGTAGATGATCGATTGGGTGTCCCAGGGCATGATCTCGCGTTCCAACGGCTGGAGATCACCTTCCGCGGGGGCCAGCGCGTCAGCGCCATGCACCTCCAGGTCGGCGCAGGGTGCCACTTCGCCGCCCAGAACTACCATCTTCGTCAGCTTCGCCCGATCGATGTCGGCCAGGCGCGGCGCCAGTCCGGCATGGGCGACGATGAGGTCCGCGTCGGAGTTGTCCACGACATGGGCCAGGATGCCACCCCGATAGGACGTATTGATCGGCACATAGACGGCACCGAGATAGTTGATGGCGAACCAGACGCACAGCGCGTCCGGCCCGTTCGGCAGCCAGCTCACGACATGGTCGCCTTGCTTGACCCCCAGCTTCTGCAGTCCCAGCGCGGTCTGTCGCACCAGATCCTGCATGCCGGCATAGGTCCATTCGGTGCCGTCCTGGAAGATGGCGTAGACCTTATCGGGCGTAGCGGAGGCATGACGGTCGATCAGCGAGCGGGTGACGCAGACCTCGGCCGGGGCCATGCGGGGATCGATAGTGGCGTCAGTCATGACGTTCTCCTCCATTGAGCTACTGCATCATGGCGGGCAGATAGGTGATGATGCCGGGGAAGGCGATCAGCAGGGTGACCACGACGGCGTCGGCCATCAGGAACCACATGATACCGCGGAAGATCGTCGTAAGGCTGGCGAGATTGCCGACTACCCCCTTGATAACGAAGACGTTGAGGCCGATCGGCGGCGTGATCATCCCGATCTCCAGAAATTTCACCAGGTAGACGCCAAACCAGATCAGGTCGACATGGCTGCGCTCCAGCACCGGCAGCACCACCGGCAGGGTCAGAAGCATTGCCCCCAGTGGATCAAGGAACATTCCCAGCAGCAGATAGAGCATGGAGATGCCAAGGATCAGCAGGAGCGGGTCGGCTTCGAGTCCCAGTATCGATGAAGCGATCAGTTCCCCGCTGCCGGACAATGCCAGAAAACGGGTCAGCAGGTTCGCGCCGACGGCGATCAGGAAAAGAGCTCCGGTCGTTGTCAGTGTCTCAATGATTGCATTCCAGAACGCTTCACGCGTCAGGGATCGCTTCAACATCGAGATCACGATTGCGGCGAAGGCGCCGATCGCGCCGGCTTCGGTCGCCGTGAAGAAACCAACGAAAATGCCACCGATGACGACCACCAGGATGGCGATGATCGGCCAGGTTTCGGCCAGGTGCGCCAATCGCTCTTTCATCGGCGGTGGCGCATCCAGCGCCGGCGCCAATGAAGGGTTCAGTTTGGTGCGCACATAGATAACCATCACATAGGCAAATGCAGTCAGCAGCCCGGCGCCGACACCGCCGATAAAGAGCTTGCCGATCGGCACCTCGGCAAACACACCGAATAGGATGAGCAGGATCGACGGTGGGATCAGCGCGCCCAGCGTACCGGCTGCAGCAATGGTCCCAGTGGCGAGTGCCGCGTCATAACGTTTCGCGATCATCTCTGGCACGGCGATCCGGCCCATGGCAGCGGCGCACGCGACCGACGATCCGGTCACGGCCGCGAAGCCGGCCGATCCGACCACAGAGGCGATGGCGAGCCCGCCTGGCACGCGTGCCATCCAACTCCGGCAGGCGTCGAAGAGGCTCTTGGTGAGACCTGCATGATAGGAGACAAAGCCCATGAGCAGGAACATGGGCACCGATGAAAGCGTCCATTTGGCCGCGAAGTCGTAGGGAACAGCCGAGAGGATGCCCCAGGCAGGACGTCCGCCGATCAACACGTAGATGCCGCCGAAGCTGACCAGAATCAGCGCAATACCAATGGGTAAGCGCAGGATCAGCATGACGACGAGTACACCCAGGCCGATCAGGCCGATGATTTCGTTTTCCATCCGCGAACCGTCCTAGGTGGGTTCGTGTGACGCTGGCAGTTGCTTGCTCTCAGCATCGACGGGCGTCTCGCCCAGACCGCTGGCCAGGCCCGTCACGCTGCAGGCGAAGCGGTAGAGCAGCACGAGCGCAAACAGCCCGAACCCGAGTGGCAGCACGAAATAGCTTGGCCAGATGAAGATCTTCAGACCGGATTCCAGTACGTTGGCCTCGACAGCGAGCTTCTTCAACGCCTCGAACCAGAGACGGTGGGCGATACCGCCGGCCACCAACGCTGACACCAGCCAGACTATCCCGATCACGAACTTCTGCCATCGCTCGGAGAAATGCCGGAAGACTATTTCGACCGAAATATGGCTGTTCAGCTTCTCTGACAGCGCGACCGGCAGATAGGCCACGATCACCATGTAGTAGTGTGAGACGATGAGCGAGGTGGCCGGTATCGGCGCGTTGATAAGATTTTTCAGCAATACGTCCGCCACGATCTGCAGCATCATCAGTATGACTGCCGCCGCCCCGACCATCGTCGAGGCGGCGACGATCCACGCCAGCAGACGTCCCAGCGCGTGCATGGTTCAGTCCTTCCCGGAGCGTGAAGAGATCAAAGCTCCGTGGGATCTACCTTGCTGAAGATTTCTTTCGCGAACAGGTCGATCACCGCCGCCTTGTCGTTGACGTCTATATCTGTGGTCAGCTTGACCCACTTCTCGACCAAGCCGTTGATCAGGGCAAGCTGCTCGTCGGCATCCTCGATACCGAACTTCTCCTTGTTCAGCGTGGCCACCGTCGCGAGATCGCCCTCGCGGAACGTCTGCGTCGCCTGCTGCACATCGGCTTCGGGTTGCACCACCTCGACGCCCATTTGGCCCGGATCTTCGAGCAACGCCTGGTTCTCGTTCCAGTACTGCGCGGTGGTCCAGGCTATGGCCGCGCCGCCGGCCATCACGAAGGCCTTCTTGTCCTCCTCGGTAAGGTCGTTCCAGACGTCCCGGTTCAGGTTGAACATGCTGTTTCCGATATAGACGCCGATCGGCGCATCCAGCACATAGTCGGTGACTTCGCCGATGGACAGACTCTTGAGCACGTCCACCGTATGGGTGTTGCCGTCCAGCTGCCCCTGGCTGATTGCCTCGTAAATATCGTTGGCGCCGATGACGACGGCGGTCGCGCCCATTGCCTCGACCCAGCGGCCGAAGGGCCCGAAGCCCCGAATTTTCTTACCCTGGAAGTCGCTCAAACTGGTGAGCTTGTCGACCGACATCATGTAGTACGGCCCGATAACCGATGTGCCCAAGAACACTTGGTTCTGAGCTTTATATTCGTCCATGCACTTGACGCAGTTGACGAGATACTCGTTGGCCGCGCCAGCGATGGCGACCGGATTGACGCCTGCCGTCGCGAAATCGACCAGCATGTTGAAGTATGGAAACTCGCCCCTGTGATAGGCAGGCACCACATAGCCGACATCGGCGATGCCGTCGCGCACGCCGGTCATCGATTCGGCGAAGTTCAGCAGCGACAGCTCAAATACCTTGCCGGTATAGCGGCCGTCGGTGCGCGTCTCGATCTCGTCTGCGAAGCGGTACATGCCGCGCACGAGACCATTGTCGCCGGTCAAGCCGATAGCGATGCGTAATTCTTCCGCCTGTGTGGCCGAGTTGAAGGCAACCGAGCCAAGCGCGATTGCGCCAGCTGCCAGCACGGATTTCATGCCGTGGGCCATGATGTCTCCTCCCCAATGAACATCTGGGCGCACGGTAGATTTTTGCTGGCCACCCATCAAGGAGGTTGAGGTGTGGGATGCTGGGGAGTGCTGATTACCCACCAGATCGCACAGCACCGAGCCCGGCCAGCCGGTTGCATCATTGTCCGTCGGCACTTCCTCGATGGACATGAACGCTCGAAACGACCTGCTACTCCCAAGCAGGCTGCCCTACCCCGCAAAACCCTGCAGGATTCTGCGCGCATCCTCGGATATTTCTCTGATAATCTCCGCGGCCGGTTGCACCCGGCCCGTCAGGCCGACCGACTGCCCGGCCCACATCGATAGTGCTTCGATGTCGCCTTCGGCGTCGTGGCCGGGCGTATAAGCCCCGTAGCGCGGGATGTCGCCTCTCGACGGCGCACGGGCGACGGTCTCGCCTTCTCCCGGGCGGCTGCCTGATGGTGGGCGACCGGCTTGCTCCCAGGCATCGACCGTGCTGTTGCGCAGGACCCGGTGTGGCGCGTCCGGCCAGCCGACATTGAAGAGGTTCTCGAAATAGGCGGTGTCGTTCTCTGAAGCGGCGAGCAGCCGCCGCT comes from Minwuia thermotolerans and encodes:
- a CDS encoding TRAP transporter large permease, producing the protein MENEIIGLIGLGVLVVMLILRLPIGIALILVSFGGIYVLIGGRPAWGILSAVPYDFAAKWTLSSVPMFLLMGFVSYHAGLTKSLFDACRSWMARVPGGLAIASVVGSAGFAAVTGSSVACAAAMGRIAVPEMIAKRYDAALATGTIAAAGTLGALIPPSILLILFGVFAEVPIGKLFIGGVGAGLLTAFAYVMVIYVRTKLNPSLAPALDAPPPMKERLAHLAETWPIIAILVVVIGGIFVGFFTATEAGAIGAFAAIVISMLKRSLTREAFWNAIIETLTTTGALFLIAVGANLLTRFLALSGSGELIASSILGLEADPLLLILGISMLYLLLGMFLDPLGAMLLTLPVVLPVLERSHVDLIWFGVYLVKFLEIGMITPPIGLNVFVIKGVVGNLASLTTIFRGIMWFLMADAVVVTLLIAFPGIITYLPAMMQ
- a CDS encoding C4-dicarboxylate TRAP transporter substrate-binding protein, coding for MSIEEVPTDNDATGWPGSVLCDLVGNQHSPASHTSTSLMGGQQKSTVRPDVHWGGDIMAHGMKSVLAAGAIALGSVAFNSATQAEELRIAIGLTGDNGLVRGMYRFADEIETRTDGRYTGKVFELSLLNFAESMTGVRDGIADVGYVVPAYHRGEFPYFNMLVDFATAGVNPVAIAGAANEYLVNCVKCMDEYKAQNQVFLGTSVIGPYYMMSVDKLTSLSDFQGKKIRGFGPFGRWVEAMGATAVVIGANDIYEAISQGQLDGNTHTVDVLKSLSIGEVTDYVLDAPIGVYIGNSMFNLNRDVWNDLTEEDKKAFVMAGGAAIAWTTAQYWNENQALLEDPGQMGVEVVQPEADVQQATQTFREGDLATVATLNKEKFGIEDADEQLALINGLVEKWVKLTTDIDVNDKAAVIDLFAKEIFSKVDPTEL
- a CDS encoding TRAP transporter small permease, with translation MHALGRLLAWIVAASTMVGAAAVILMMLQIVADVLLKNLINAPIPATSLIVSHYYMVIVAYLPVALSEKLNSHISVEIVFRHFSERWQKFVIGIVWLVSALVAGGIAHRLWFEALKKLAVEANVLESGLKIFIWPSYFVLPLGFGLFALVLLYRFACSVTGLASGLGETPVDAESKQLPASHEPT
- a CDS encoding AMP-binding protein; amino-acid sequence: MTDATIDPRMAPAEVCVTRSLIDRHASATPDKVYAIFQDGTEWTYAGMQDLVRQTALGLQKLGVKQGDHVVSWLPNGPDALCVWFAINYLGAVYVPINTSYRGGILAHVVDNSDADLIVAHAGLAPRLADIDRAKLTKMVVLGGEVAPCADLEVHGADALAPAEGDLQPLEREIMPWDTQSIIYTSGTTGPSKGVLSSYLHAYTTGAVYSNLPGEDGEPLITSDDRYLLSLPLFHVGGTLPAHIMLAMGGSISIVDAFNTQTFWKTVKETRVTFAILLGVMAQFLAKQEPVPEEKDNPLRTVMLVPFDFDPTEFRARFDVQTITLFNMTEISCPLISPLNPTLLHSAGTPRAGVECRVVDENDCEVPVGEVGELIVRADCPWTMNHGYYKNKSATARAWRNGWFHTGDGFRKDAEGNFYFVDRMKDAIRRRGENISSFEVETEVLAHPSVQECAAVAVKSDVSEDEVMVVVAPAPDKTVDPKELVEFLIPRMAHFMVPRYVRIVDALPKTPTEKVQKVKLREEGVTEDTWDRDRAGVKVSREKLNA